The following are from one region of the Salvia hispanica cultivar TCC Black 2014 chromosome 1, UniMelb_Shisp_WGS_1.0, whole genome shotgun sequence genome:
- the LOC125189182 gene encoding glutamate receptor 2.3-like — translation MESSRLCCFATLILMSFCIDLSKSGNANVGVILDLDTPLGKMCKACMTMAVEDRNSNRDHNTTVMIVPHFRDSRGDVVAAASAANNLVKNARVMAILGPQKSTQADLVMDIGDRERVPVISPATRPSSSQVKAIAALLKAFGWREVVIVYENTKFGSGLLPHLTAKLQENNVVVSNMSCISPYADDDQVLDELYALRGMRTRVLIVHMPPDLASRFFQMAKEVGMMSEGYAWLISDPLTSFLSSVDSVAIEAMQGVLGVKAYVPRSEKFRRFAKRLHAENPDMDRTELNVFGLWAYDSMTALGQAIERVKGNSSLARVLRNFASKGLSGDFSITNGELQPSAFEVVNVIGKVDNTVGFWTEKYGISKDVRLDGDEAVYSTEKENLRGILWPGQTSNVPKGWEIPASGKKLRVGVPVRKGFNEYIKVERNQETNAVEATGFCIDVFEEVIRSLPYPVPFEYIPLETTDAWSVEYYDELVYQIYLDVSKRCLVMIFFR, via the exons GCTACGCTTATCTTGATGAGCTTTTGCATTGATTTGTCGAAAAGTGGAAATGCGAACGTAGGAGTGATTCTTGATCTCGATACGCCTCTTGGGAAGATGTGCAAGGCTTGCATGACGATGGCAGTCGAGGATAGGAACTCCAACCGCGATCACAACACCACCGTGATGATCGTGCCTCACTTCAGGGACTCGAGGGGCGATGTCGTTGCTGCAGCTTCTGCTG CTAACAATTTGGTGAAGAACGCGCGTGTGATGGCGATACTCGGGCCACAGAAGTCCACTCAGGCGGACCTCGTGATGGATATTGGCGACAGGGAGAGAGTTCCGGTCATATCTCCAGCAACGAGGCCGTCTTCTTCTCAAGTTAAAGCAATCGCAGCACTACTTAAAGCTTTTGGTTGGAGGGAAGTTGTGATTGTGTatgaaaataccaaatttgGGAGTGGATTATTACCACATTTGACAGCAAAGCTACAAGAAAACAATGTTGTTGTCTCAAACATGAGCTGTATATCACCTTATGCTGATGATGATCAAGTTCTTGATGAACTCTATGCCTTGAGGGGGATGCGGACGAGGGTCTTGATCGTGCACATGCCTCCAGATCTCGCGTCTCGCTTCTTCCAAATGGCGAAAGAAGTTGGGATGATGAGTGAAGGGTATGCTTGGTTGATTTCTGATCCGTTAACCAGTTTTCTGAGCTCTGTGGATTCGGTCGCTATTGAAGCGATGCAGGGTGTACTAGGCGTGAAGGCTTACGTTCCACGATCCGAGAAGTTTAGGCGATTCGCTAAGAGGCTTCATGCGGAGAATCCGGATATGGACAGAACAGAACTCAATGTTTTCGGATTGTGGGCTTATGACAGCATGACAGCCTTAGGACAAGCTATCGAGCGAGTTAAAGGAAATTCATCACTTGCTCGTGTGCTCAGAAACTTTGCCTCGAAAGGGTTGAGTGGCGATTTTAGCATAACCAACGGGGAGTTGCAGCCGTCTGCGTTTGAGGTAGTGAATGTGATTGGAAAAGTGGACAACACTGTTGGATTTTGGACTGAGAAATATGGGATTTCAAAGGATGTGAGGTTGGATGGTGATGAGGCGGTTTACTCAACGGAAAAGGAGAATCTTCGAGGCATCTTGTGGCCGGGGCAAACGAGCAACGTGCCTAAAGGTTGGGAGATTCCAGCAAGTGGGAAGAAGTTGAGAGTTGGAGTTCCTGTCAGAAAGGGATTCAATGAGTACATCAAGGTTGAAAGGAATCAAGAAACTAATGCTGTTGAAGCAACTGGTTTCTGCATTGATGTTTTTGAAGAAGTCATCAGATCATTGCCTTATCCTGTTCCATTTGAGTATATTCCTTTGGAGACCACGGATGCATGGAGTGTCGAATATTACGATGAACTCGTTTATCAAATATATCTCGATGTAAGCAAGCGTTGTTTAGTCATGATTTTTTTCCGTTGA
- the LOC125202748 gene encoding glutamate receptor 2.9-like, protein MKPLTTGLWLTIGASFVFIGCVVWVLEHRVNEHFQGPPGKQVGMIFWFSFSTLVYAHREKVKSNLTRFVVIVWVFVVLVLSSSYTANLASMLTIQQLKSTDMIKKSDYVGFHTGFLTRGFSNGIILGDYNSRKYTSFEEYDEALSKGSKHGGVAAIVDEIAYLRLFLSKYCHKYTMIDPKHLRTSGFAFVFRKGSPLVPDFSTVILNLKENGKIDTITRRWLGPEGCSGDGLESLDLDRFTGLFLIVGLASSTALAIFFSIFLYRNQHILASPGSIKEKLRDLAREFMVKEKDDTSKHSQTSGEMALA, encoded by the exons ATGAAACCTTTAACAACCGGCCTATGGCTGACCATTGGGGCATCTTTCGTCTTCATTGGATGTGTTGTGTGGGTTCTTGAGCATCGTGTAAATGAACATTTCCAAGGCCCACCTGGGAAGCAAGTCGGGATGATCTTCTGGTTCTCCTTCTCAACACTTGTTTATGCACATA GGGAGAAAGTGAAGAGCAACCTAACTAGATTTGTGGTGATTGTATGGGTGTTCGTGGTGCTTGTTTTGTCGTCGAGTTACACCGCAAACTTGGCATCCATGCTAACGATACAGCAGCTCAAGTCGACCGATATGATCAAGAAAAGCGATTACGTTGGCTTCCATACTGGCTTCTTGACCCGCGGATTCTCCAACGGTATAATACTAGGCGACTACAACTCCAGAAAGTATACCTCGTTTGAGGAATACGACGAGGCCTTGTCCAAAGGTAGCAAACATGGAGGCGTAGCCGCCATTGTTGATGAAATCGCGTATCTCAGGCTCTTCCTCAGCAAGTACTGCCACAAGTACACCATGATTGATCCGAAACACCTCAGGACTTCTGGTTTTGCATTT GTGTTTAGAAAGGGTTCGCCACTAGTCCCCGATTTTTCAACAGTTATATTGAATCTCAAGGAGAATGGGAAGATCGATACAATCACAAGAAGATGGCTTGGGCCAGAAGGCTGCTCGGGTGATGGCTTGGAAAGCCTTGATTTGGATCGTTTTACGGGCTTATTTCTCATTGTAGGGCTAGCATCATCAACAGCTTTAGCAATATTCTTCTCCATATTTCTCTATCGGAATCAGCATATATTAGCCTCCCCGGGTTCGATCAAGGAAAAGCTTCGCGATCTTGCTAGAGAATTTATGGTTAAGGAAAAAGATGATACATCAAAGCATTCACAAACTAGTGGAGAAATGGCTTTAGCATAA